In Gambusia affinis linkage group LG20, SWU_Gaff_1.0, whole genome shotgun sequence, the genomic window AAACAATAACTGTAAGAAGTGTTGGTTAGTGAATTGGGTTTAGAGTGTGAGAAAGTTGGCCAAAGCACAATATTCCTGGGTTTCCATCCAGTGGTGAACTTCACTTTTCTGGCTCCTTTCTGTCGACTGGTTTGATGTGACCAAATGTGATGCCAGCAGGGGACAAGAATTGAACTAAAGGTTTTGAGCTCTCTCGAGGTAAACTAGATGGAAATGCACCAATAGATTCGCCAGCGACTGGAATCGTCTGATTTTCCTCTTTCCTGACCCTGATCAGTGATTGCCCCGTTGTAAACTAAAAATCCCATTCCTTTTTCTGATCAGCTGACTCACCTTGAGCACTGCTGACAACAACATGTTTCAGTGTGGAAGTAGTTACGTGGATGAATAAcataagatatatatatagttattctatcaaataataataaataactagcCCATTTGAAGCTGTTTCAAATGGGTTATTATAGAATAAGCGCAGACTTACAATGCAGAGTAGGCCAAGatacaataatataaaatatacatatattgtGATGATTAATTGCACAGCATAAaagtatttctgtattttttttgtggtattCCAGAACATATTTAATCCAGTCATCTGTACTCATACCTGAAATCTCCTCTTTCACTTTCCAGCCTTTTCTAATGGAGAATCCAAGTAGACTCTTTTGAAACCTGAATATGTTGTTGTAGTCATTGATCTGTGAGGATCACCAGGATGTCTCCCTGTTTTGTACGGTTTTAGTATTTGCATTTCAAATTGCTCTTACCGGCTAGtttgtaatgaatatttaaaatcaacataaaaccACTGTTGTCTCTGTTGTTTTCCGCATGACAGGTTCTGAACAATTGTCCTTAGGAAGTTGGGGGAGAAGACTTAATAAGATCAATAATGTACCACAAAGCTGACTATGGTGCATattgtgtttcagttttgctttttcagcAGCCGTACTTTAGCTTCAGGCGCCATGATGACTCATATTGAACTTCGGAGTTATTGCTCCTCTGGTTtcccttcctgtttttttgtcgAAACAGATTTTTTGACGATTTCAAAACCACCGATCCCTGTCAGATTTGAGCTTCTTCGCTCACCCGAAGCCAAAATTTTAGCTTGGCTTCACGTGGAGCAAGGTTAGCAAGGTTTTCTTCCCCTTGTTTCTGGTTCTCTTGTCGTAGCAGACCATCCTGCTCCTCCCTTGTGTAACTCTACCTGTGCACACACATTCGTACACTCACAGGTTTTTCAAGTCAgtctagttttttgttttttttcttcttcttcttctcaaaGATCAAAAGGTTAGGACAGAGACTTGCAGCGAAGGGGGGAAATGATTGGCACACATTGTCAACCCACACGAGTACCACTTAGTCACTACATCAGGCCCAATTTGAACTTTACCATGACAGTTTCCTTTCATGTTGCATGTCATGCAAATAGCATGCTAGACATCTCAGTTTTAAGGTGGATGAATCCCAGTGTAACTCCGAATAATATTTTGAAGTTGCTTTTTGGAGAATTCTTGCCAAAATCTCCcgtcacacacaaacacactcctcTATATGCTGGGATAAAGAAATGCTCCTCAGTCCTGGCAGCTGCGTGTCTGAACTTGCACTAACTGCACAAAAGCAGCGTCAGAAGTGActcaagaggaaaaaagaaaacaaccaaaccTTCTCCTACATACAGAGAAACCCGGCCACACTCCTCTGCACATCAAAGACACGCTTACGAACACGTGTTTGCTTCAGCACCCGATCATTTGCATCCTGCTTCAGCTCGGCTCTGAGGCGGACATGCAGcttagagagaaaaaacaaacagatttcctgtgtgtgtgtgtgtgtgtgagcctgtGTGTGGCAGATGAAGGGAGGATCTCTCATGGCGCCTCCACTCCACAACTGACTTCTAATGAACGTATGAACACATCGAGACCATATTTGTTGAGGATTGAAATGGTCTAAAACGTCCTGAATGATGCGAAAGTAACAGAAGCTCCTACTCTCTCTTGTTGCAGGGCGAGTCGGTGAAGTATTTCTTGGATAATCTGGAGAAGATCTCCCAGCCAGTAAGTTCTTCCTACCTGCATTTACTTTTATGATCAGATATGCACATGTCATAGTTAGTAAAGCAGCATGTCCAGACAGCGGGATGTTAACTGAAAAGCTGtaggtgtgtttgtttgcagcACTTAatgctcagttttattttaatgaaaatgtagtTGCCTAACCACCTAAGCAGCTGACACACCTGCTTTTTTTAATGGGAAAGTTCTACCCATGGAGTTAAGgcattttgcattatttatagATATATGTTTGTATGAAACACTATAGGTCTTCTATTGTCACTGTACCAAATTCCATCTTttatgaattacatttttaaaccgTACCGTAACACACCATAAAAAGCGGATATCTTTCACTTTCTATCTGACTGCAGCCAAGCCTAATGGACCAACACTAAATAGtaagcctgttgcaataagcagttaatcaattaatcgcattaTAAGTAAAAACCAGTTTCCATTTTGATTAATACTTGAGggaaattttgtttaaacaaacataatgtatgttttttttggctccaatttattttgtttttattttatcctttttggttgttttattttgcaaatgtaaaatattttctggtttCAGTGTAAAGTGTTCATTACTAAATTGCAATTTATTGGTTTTTTGATGGAGCGAACTTGCATTGTTATGCCATTATCAGTAAGTTACTTGAAAACGGTAACTTTTCAAGTAGTGATAATGGTAATAATTTCCAACAGATTtggaaataattacaaaaatgtgttttgtaattattgGCACAagttatcatccagcaaaattatTATTGGTTATTGTGACACTGCAAATAATACATAAGTGCCAAGTTGAACAGGTTGGATACATTCctttacatgtaaaaactaaaaagtatgcatttttattctgccCTCTTTATTTTTGATGTCCCTCAATGAAATCTGGTGCAGCTAATTGCCTTCAGAAATCACCTGATTATTAGATGGATTGCAGAgattaaatgtgtaatttaatctcctaataaatacagctgttctgtgacgacctcagaggtttgttgcaCATGATCAGGGATCAAAGCAAACTGGAGGAGCTGGGGAGAGCCGAGTCGGGCTTTCCAAAAATCTGAGCTTATTGCAAAGCACTGTGTGGAAAACTAATTGACCCCATCATTCCCACTGTGAAACACAGTGGTGGTGGTGTTTCACAGTGAATGGGACATGGATAGagctaaatttgttttctttttggatttaatgttttctccAAAACACAATTGTAGTTTAATGTTGATTTAGAAAcctctgtattttttttgttttttaaaccagcTACCATATAATTATACTTCACTCGATGTAGCGATGTACAAAGAGGTCTTGTATTGACTGCACTGAGCTAAACCTTTGAGTTTCCCACCTTTCACTTCTTATTATAAGTGATTTTGCCTGAGATTTATTTGCGTCTGAGGTTGCACTGATCTACACTTAGATTATAAGATTTGACGCAGTTTAGTAGAAACCAGAAACTGGGGGTAAGAAATGCAACCACATAATTTACAACCTCTCTCTGTAGATGCAAATTTGAGGCAGACCTGTACAGCTTCCATTTCTGCACTTTAGGCTAAAAAAAGTAGTTATGATGGCAACAATAACACAGGTCTGCGATGCCAGTGTACGCTCAGAGTAAAAGCTGAGCAGCTGCTTGTTGGGTGGCTTGTATAAGCGCCACATAGGCCCAATGGTTAAACCAGTGGGTAACAAAGGGCGACAACAAGTTGCATAATGTCACACTGGTCAGAAAGGGTTTAACCCACAGTGTTGTGCTTGACTGTGGAAATGCCTGATAACGCTTCAGCCCCACTCCAGATGCTAacactctgtttttgttgtgaatGTGGTGGAAACAGTAAATGCTGCAAATTGTCTCTCTAGTAGGGGATTATTTATGAAGAAGTTCACGAGAACTTATCTCAAgggaaaattaaagaaacacaagGCGCATTTTTAATATCCTTCTTGAAAATGAAGAATGAAATTGCTTTGATAGTTTAAATTGATATTTGCATTCTCGTTATGGGcattgatattttttcttttttattaattatttaatccagctttttttttcagtcattattAGAAATAAGAATTATGTGCTCAGCATTgaatttgtcagatttttacattattaaaattacacatacagcctcaaacttttaaataatcGTCCATTAGCGTTGGAAAAAATGCCACTTACATGCATTACCTTTCGTTTCATAGCATGAACCTTCCTCCTGATCcttttgaagaagaagaaggtagTGACATTAGAAACTGAACGGTTGCCTGCTGTATCCACTCCAAGCCCATTTTTTCGTTTTGTGATCGTTCAAACATCACAACAGCAGCAATCAGCAGTAGCCGAGTTTCAACCACTAATCTGTTGATGTCAGgtgatgctgaaaatgtttgaggtAGTTCAACCGCTAGTATTCTTCCTACTATTCCACCCACCTTGTGCAACACTCCACTGACAGCAAATCCCAGCATGTTCTTGTTTCCAATGATCTAAACATCCTGATCTATTTCTGTTAGTCCGAAGTGGAAAGTTTGGCTCTGATGGCTGAAACATGGaaactctgatttttttttttttttttttaccccactCCTCCacataacaatgtttttaagcataaataaaaatgaattttggaAGAATAAACATTAAGCTTCCTGAATAGTTTCCCCAAAACCTCAAACCTATTCAAACATAAAGGCTGTGCTTAAAAGAAGCGTTTGTTGCAGAAAATCCAGCTAATTTAAAGGAGCTGTAcggttttttttaatgcacagaACTAAGTGACAATGAAGTCTCTGTTGTGCAACTTATAAAAtgacaccaaaacacaacaggTTTCTAATGCCGATACTACGGAGAATACAACGATGCTCCGAACCAAAACTTTATATTACTGTTTTTCATTCGCAACAAGGCACATAAAGTGGCTGACTCTGCACTTAACTTAATTACTCAGACAAAGCCACTTTTAAATCTTGCGTTTAACATCACAGatactggcaaaaaaaaaaaaaaagaaatcatctgACCTCCAAATGGCTGCCAGTACCACACAAACTCTGTATATCATAAAATCATGTTGATGACGGGATTTTCCCAACAGCTGCTCATGCTGCCTTCAGGTACAGCTGGTAAATGAGGTTGTCAAAATAGCAGAGCTGCTCCAAAGGGTTTCAACGTGTCCTATTCTAATAAAGTGAAGAGTCTCATAAAAAAGTTCTAAACATTAACCTTGACAGTTGTAAGTAGTTATACTATTTTACAATGTATTCTTGCTTTTACtactttgtaaaacaaaacctcCAGTCAGTTCTATCCACTTTTGTTTAGAtcataaaatctaatttatttgctaaattaaaaacataacttttactacagaacaaagtaaaaaaaaataaaagaaaaattaaaaaaaataataattttattattataaaataataaaaaattttattatcacaaactgtgattttttttatgttgcgtTGCACCTTTAATCTgcacatataatttttttacccTGTGTAGATTAGTGCAAATCTACAATAAAATCACTGAAGTTTATTCATTGTATAATCATGTCACCTTGTTAAAGGCTCAAATTCAtcagtaaaagataaaaacgtACATGAAATCGTAAGACTGAGGAAATTTTCATGTCAGAACCgcatatatattttctgttcctcttcaagattatttttaagtgaCCTAGCTAATATTCTGCTGAGTTTGAGACTCACTTTGTAGCTgagacaaatatttttagattattaataGTTATTTTATATGCTAAAAATGGGACTTTGTTCTTTTCGGAATGTATGACGATTTTTATTTACGTCAGATATTCAAATCATTAAATATACCTTCTTTTATTAACTTTCTCTGCCTGATCTGCTGCATTGAGTTGGTGTCTGGTTTGGACAAAGCATCGCCAAAACAAGAACTAACCCAGGAGAGAGAATTACCAGGAACCTCAGGCCCAGTCTTGCGTTGTTGTATGAAAGATTATCTGAAATCTTGTTTGCAGTAAAAACCTGGATGTCAGGATTCTAGGATTGATGAGTAGATTAGTGTTTCCTCTCACACATTCGGGATGTTTcccttgttttctgtttcttacaAATGCAGCATCTCGTGCAGCAATTCATCTTTGAATACATAATGTTTGACACAGAtctgtggttttgtttctgcaggacTATCTTCCCAGTCAACAGGACATCCTGCTGGCCCGTAAGCCCACCAAGGGCATCCACGAGTATGACTTTGAGATCAAGAACGTTCCCTTCAAGATGGTGGACGTCGGGGGCCAGCGGTCAGAGCGGAGACGCTGGTTCGAGTGCTTCGACTGCGTCACCTCCATTCTCTTTCTCGTCTCTTCCTCTGAATACGATCAGGTAAAGAGAAAAGAGGCTCTGCTCCACGTGACCGAAGACGCGTTTCTGTGATCAGCTGAAGAGACGGAGcagaaatctgtttgttttcatgagaTTTGGTAAAGTTTTAGTCTTTTAGTCGCATGACTTTCAGTGGGTTTCATCAGAATTTTGTGCGATAGACGAACACAAAACAGTAATTAAGAAATGAGAGGAATGTTgcttttctaacattttaacaaatacaaatctgaaaccTTAGCTTAAATTTCTCTCCAGTCCCTTCAGTGAAGTACtaagtttgttaaaatgtattgcataaaaaaaaagctctgaagTATCTGCAAAAACTCTAGTCCAATAAGACCAATAAGAAAACATTAGTTTCCAGCAGGGTGCATGGAAATAATCATATTCACATTGTCGAAATAATAACTATTAGAAATCTTTTggtataattacacaaaatgaacatgttttctcctttttccacCTTTGCTGAACAGCTATCCACAATACCTGTAAAAACAGTAGTGCCTAGGTGCTGGTAGAAATGTAGACAATGAACCAGGTGGCACCAGAATGATTATATGACGTTTTTATGCACAATCTGGCTTTTCGTGTCACATTGACTGTCATACAAATCttgcaaatatttacaaattagcaccacaaaatctgtgattatGATTGCggaaaaaatcacaaaagcaaTCGTGAAATCCTGGTTAcaactattcttttttttaataagtttggCATAAACAATATGCATTCTTGCACAGCCGGCCCTTTGTAAACATACAATGGAAGCCCTTAAAACATAGACTGAAGAGAAATGCAACTGTACATGTTTTAGGAAATGTATTCTCTCTCCAGTTTTACCTTTAAGTGTTGAGCTAACAGCAGTTTCAGCAGCAGTGCCTCAACTTCCCATCAACCTCTTCCAGGTGCTGATGGAGGACAGGCAGACCAACCGGCTGCGAGAGTCACTCGACATCTTCGAGACCATCGTCAACAACCGCGTCTTCGTCAGCGTCTCCATCATCCTCTTCCTGAACAAGACGGACCTGctggaggagaaggtgaagctCGTCCCGCTCAAAGACTACTTTCCCGAGTACGCCGGGACGGAGCACAGCCTGCCGGACGTGCAGGCCTTCATGGTGGAGTGCTTCCAGGCCAAGAGGCGCGACGCCACACAGAAGCCCCTGTATCACCACTTCACCACGGCCATCAACACGGAGAACATCAGGCTGGTGTTCCGGGACGTCAAGGACACCATTCTCCACGACAACCTCAAGCAGCTCATGCTCCAAtaaccccacacacacactcacacaccaaACACCCCCTTTTCCACTGCCATGCTCCACAGCCTGTGAACGCAAGAGGACTTGAATGGGGACAGACCACCCCTCGCTTCCCGATGAGGACTCCGGAGATCACAAATTGATGTCTGCAGTCTTTagactttttctttattttttcagtagTTTTTACTCCTTTTGGAAATGTTCATCCTGTTGTTAGCTCAGGATCTGATTGTTGGATTGGGTATTTAGGC contains:
- the LOC122822843 gene encoding guanine nucleotide-binding protein subunit alpha-13-like; translated protein: MADFLPSRSMLKVFFPPCLLNAGEADQIRKSREIDRTLSREKTYVKRLVKILLLGAGESGKSTFLKQMRIIHGQDFDQQAREDFKGTIYSNVIKGMRVLVDAREKLHIPWGDENNQQHGDRVMAFDTRSAKMANGQLEMLVFLQYAKALKALWADSGIQNAYDRRREFQLGESVKYFLDNLEKISQPDYLPSQQDILLARKPTKGIHEYDFEIKNVPFKMVDVGGQRSERRRWFECFDCVTSILFLVSSSEYDQVLMEDRQTNRLRESLDIFETIVNNRVFVSVSIILFLNKTDLLEEKVKLVPLKDYFPEYAGTEHSLPDVQAFMVECFQAKRRDATQKPLYHHFTTAINTENIRLVFRDVKDTILHDNLKQLMLQ